In the genome of Amia ocellicauda isolate fAmiCal2 chromosome 3, fAmiCal2.hap1, whole genome shotgun sequence, one region contains:
- the LOC136746884 gene encoding uncharacterized protein LOC136746884 isoform X1 has protein sequence MVRRWLHSKTHHGKRLNNVDLQWPLSALYRMPNADVTISPSEQEDGDLIEPCLKKLKSSEEIPEQKEQDALCESQSLAQDQTLAFLPPAEEIHLNKGDAVRSAHSQGDEGPEEAGNGIPGQVTTGIGTVEEADRKSPKPENQERNGTHAGTGDAVSVKNGSANTAQPGSETTPVSQRDGPSGSWGTSSTAFIGPKCKSECRRRKKDIENKLSEFYKELEQIGDSGVEGGGQHTTGPSSRAGRNDKRSWDNPRQQSRLEGKSNAPRGNRSSADGGPRPYRDRWQNRRRRPNFHGPGDDHCWEGPEPPYHYSQWEQPQAFNAPHGPPYPRFQGPYDGPPNFPPFYPPDGRPHMNSYYEYPGDDQSYRWEGSQFPPGPGYGDYDFQNDWYNGAQGFGDGAYPPQGYDDQLSSSGFSYYGEAAWSQPYEPGSSDWYQYEQQQEQQQQGQQQGQQQEQQQEQEQEQDQDQEQDQAPESDKQSGSSPVLILMRGVPGSGKSTMAKELLSAGPDGVVFSTDDFFNKDEGYTYDPGLLGDAHDWNQKRAREAMDQGHSPIIIDNTNTQAWEMKPYVKLALERGYRVEFHEPDTSWKSDPSELEKRNKHKVPQEKIAQMLERFEQPMTLDIVLNSQEPSHKASARPPARHRQRNGGIKLKSKQRRNARHRGLQRAKAEDNKGTENHRDVHSSSELWSANSEEEGCIPTSGCVPSGSPVPSQLTAEGYSSDVSYEELRFLHSTHVTKEESVSEHSRFSSYLDRVFENLYTYFGKTIPKNMGQTDPAGGYIVGVEVPQTQDLSVDENGNFQQAWVGDKCCEDVSEFREHMPVKSLPSSIISANFAVEDCSSELNVACFDFESENDNATVIPDSKQPECFCVSDGPPLEDGANKRAFWKPKEFSTKITMSSAKQSNSSDVTEQVTSLNNDFSLLHLKEVCLGGAQDHGISPTGDSTAAPLESNGTWHEKSNGRSSTPRKLRRPYNLAPTFDFAQQRETSCGGDTKKEIAFPEDQNEGTESQRSMPGVSVRKVIEDERKKTCGGAKDTAARNWGSVSVVPMAEDPIEACMGSPTGHKQCCTPAKEHVSRWGCDDLDLSLYEKVQTDGNVPECASSPPKLTANQPDLLSSVTKAPFKDMLEFVEPSAQTLAEEQSGSERDLLEVGEHQRNSIAYGRFPCLRLSLGLALQLEELFGPIGLEFDSLLPEDYVVPLDWKLSELIHFQWKKNIEEKQKYADTVSDILFTGTVVGNEDESSCAEIGGLAFQHTERKDKTRKHPSTVSSTE, from the exons ATGGTCAGACGATGGCTACACAGCAAAACGCATCATGGAAAACGACTGAATAATGTGGATTTGCAGTGGCCTCTTTCAGCATTATATAGG ATGCCTAACGCTGATGTGACCATATCCCCATCAGAGCAGGAAGATGGGGACTTAATAGAACCTTGCCTGAAAAAGCTGAAATCCTCCGAAGAAATTCCAGAGCAGAAGGAACAAGATGCTCTGTGTGAGTCGCAGTCACTGGCGCAGGATCAGACATTGGCATTCCTGCCGCCAGCTGAGGAGATCCATCTGAATAAGGGTGATGCAGTAAGATCAGCACACAGCCAGGGAGATGAAGGGCCAGAGGAAGCTGGGAATGGAATTCCAGGTCAGGTCACCACAGGTATTGGGACTGTTGAGGAAGCAGATAGGAAATCGCCCAAACCTGAAAACCAAGAGAGAAATGGTACCCATGCTGGCACAGGAGACGCAGTGTCTGTTAAAAATGGAAGTGCAAACACTGCACAGCCCGGCAGTGAAACCACTCCCGTCAGTCAGAGAGACGGCCCCTCGGGTTCGTGGGGCACCAGCAGCACTGCCTTCATCGGCCCCAAGTGCAAGAGTGAATGTCGACGGCGGAAGAAGGACATTGAAAACAAGCTGAGTGAGTTCTacaaggagctggagcagatcGGGGACTCAGGTGTCGAGGGAGGGGGCCAGCACACCACCGGTCCCAGCTCTAGAGCAGGACGGAATGACAAGAGATCCTGGGACAACCCAAGACAGCAATCCAGGTTAGAAGGAAAGTCTAACGCTCCCAGAGGTAACCGCTCGAGTGCAGACGGTGGGCCTCGTCCATATCGTGACCGCTGGCAGAACAGGAGGCGTAGACCTAACTTCCATGGACCTGGGGATGATCACTGCTGGGAAGGGCCAGAGCCACCCTACCATTATTCTCAGTGGGAGCAGCCTCAGGCTTTCAATGCTCCTCATGGGCCTCCTTACCCAAGATTCCAGGGGCCTTATGATGGGCCTCCTAACTTCCCACCTTTTTACCCTCCCGATGGTAGGCCACATATGAACTCTTACTATGAGTACCCTGGAGACGACCAATCGTACCGATGGGAGGGTTCACAGTTTCCTCCAGGCCCTGGCTATGGAGATTATGACTTTCAGAATGACTGGTACAATGGAGCTCAAGGCTTTGGAGACGGAGCATATCCACCTCAGGGTTATGACGACCAGCTGAGTAGCAGTGGCTTTTCTTATTATGGAGAAGCAGCGTGGTCTCAGCCCTATGAACCTGGAAGCTCAGACTGGTACCAGTATGAACAGCAGcaggaacagcagcagcagggacAGCAGCAGGGACAGCAGCAGGAACAGCAGCAGGAACAGGAACAGGAGCAGGACCAGGACCAGGAGCAGGATCAAGCCCCAGAGTCAGACAAACAGTCAGGGTCGTCCCCAGTTCTCATACTTATGAGAGGGGTACCTGGGTCTGGCAAATCAACAATGGCCAA GGAGCTGCTGTCCGCTGGGCCTGATGGTGTTGTTTTCAGCACTGATGACTTCTTCAATAAGGACGAGGGCTACACTTATGACCCTGGCCTGCTTGGAGATGCCCATGATTGGAATCAGAAAAGAG caagGGAAGCTATGGATCAAGGCCATTCCCCCATCATAATAgataatacaaacacacaggctTGGGAAATGAAGCCGTATGTGAAACTG GCTTTAGAAAGAGGCTACAGAGTTGAGTTCCACGAACCAGACACCAGCTGGAAGTCTGATCCTTCAGAGTTAGAAAA gAGGAACAAGCACAAGGTGCCCCAGGAGAAGATTGCTCAGATGCTGGAGAGATTTGAACAGCCCATGACTCTAGACATAGTTCTGAACTCGCAGGAGCCCTCCCACAAAGCCTCAGCAAGGCCCCCCGCGCGCCACAGACAGAG AAATGGGGGGATAAAACTGAAGTCCAAACAGAGGAGAAACGCAAGACATAGAGGACTCCAGAGAGCTAAAGCGGAGGACAATAAAGGCACTGAGAACCACAGAGATGTACACAGCTCTTCAGAGCTTTGGTCTGCAAATTCTGAAGAAGAGGGTTGCATCCCTACCAGCGGCTGTGTGCCTTCAGGAAGTCCTGTACCCTCCCAGTTGACTGCTGAAGGATATAGTAGTGATGTGTCTTACGAAGAGTTAAGATTTTTGCACTCTACGCATGTGACCAAAGAGGAATCGGTTTCTGAACACAGTCGTTTTTCTAGCTACCTCGATCGAGTCTTTGAAAACCTGTACACTTATTTTGGGAAAACTATTCCAAAAAACATGGGACAAACTGACCCAGCTGGTGGTTATATTGTTGGGGTTGAAGTGCCTCAGACACAAGATCTTTCTGTTGATGAAAATGGGAATTTCCAACAGGCTTGGGTAGGTGACAAATGCTGTGAAGATGTCAGTGAATTTAGAGAACACATGCCCGTAAAAAGCTTGCCCTCTAGTATAATATCAGCGAACTTCGCTGTTGAGGATTGCTCTTCCGAACTCAATGTTGCTTGTTTTGACTTCGAGTCTGAGAATGATAATGCTACAGTTATACCAGACTCGAAACAGCCAGAGTGCTTCTGTGTGTCTGATGGGCCTCCGCTAGAAGATGGTGCTAACAAACGGGCTTTTTGGAAACCAAAGGAATTCAGCACCAAGATAACTATGTCTTCTGCTAAGCAATCAAACAGTTCTGATGTGACAGAGCAAGTTACATCTTTAAACAATGACTTTTCCTTGCTGCATTTAAAGGAGGTGTGTCTTGGAGGAGCCCAGGACCATGGAATTTCACCAACGGGTGACAGCACTGCTGCTCCCTTAGAGAGCAATGGCACATGGCATGAGAAGTCCAATGGAAGATCCTCAACTCCAAGGAAACTGAGGCGACCCTACAACTTGGCTCCCACGTTTGATTTTGCACAGCAGAGAGAAACTAGCTGTGGAGGGGACACAAAGAAAGAAATCGCCTTTCCTGAAGACCAAAATGAGGGGACTGAATCACAGAGGTCCATGCCCGGAGTCTCTGTAAGAAAGGTGATTGAAGATGAGAGGAAGAAGACCTGTGGAGGAGCAAAAGACACGGCTGCCAGAAACTGGGGTTCTGTCAGTGTCGTGCCTATGGCTGAAGACCCCATAGAGGCATGCATGGGGTCTCCCACAGGACACAAGCAGTGCTGTACACCAGCCAAGGAACATGTGAGTCGGTGGGGGTGTGATGATTTGGACCTTAGCTTGTATGAAAAGGTCCAGACGGATGGAAATGTACCTGAGTGCGCTAGTTCACCTCCAAAGCTGACTGCAAATCAACCAGACTTATTATCATCCGTTACTAAGGCTCCTTTTAAAGACATGTTGGAATTTGTGGAGCCTAGCGCTCAGACTCTCGCAGAGGAACAAAGCGGTTCTGAAAGAGATTTGCTGGAAGTCGGAGAACACCAGAGGAACAGCATCGCCTACGGACGATTCCCTTGCCTTCGTCTGTCCCTGGGGCTCGCTTTGCAGCTGGAGGAGCTGTTTGGACCCATCGGTTTGGAGTTTG ATTCCCTGCTCCCTGAAGATTATGTTGTGCCTTTGGATTGGAAGTTATCAGAATTGATCCATTtccagtggaaaaaaaacatcgaG GAAAAACAGAAGTATGCTGACACAGTGTCTGATATCCTCTTTACAG GAACTGTGGTTGGCAATGAAGATGAGAGCAGCTGTGCAGAGATCGGAGGATTGGCATTTCAGCATACAGAGAGAAAAGACAAAACCCGCAAACACCCGTCCACAGTTTCCTCCACTGAGTAA
- the LOC136746884 gene encoding uncharacterized protein LOC136746884 isoform X2, which translates to MVRRWLHSKTHHGKRLNNVDLQWPLSALYRMPNADVTISPSEQEDGDLIEPCLKKLKSSEEIPEQKEQDALCESQSLAQDQTLAFLPPAEEIHLNKGDAVRSAHSQGDEGPEEAGNGIPGQVTTGIGTVEEADRKSPKPENQERNGTHAGTGDAVSVKNGSANTAQPGSETTPVSQRDGPSGSWGTSSTAFIGPKCKSECRRRKKDIENKLSEFYKELEQIGDSGVEGGGQHTTGPSSRAGRNDKRSWDNPRQQSRLEGKSNAPRGNRSSADGGPRPYRDRWQNRRRRPNFHGPGDDHCWEGPEPPYHYSQWEQPQAFNAPHGPPYPRFQGPYDGPPNFPPFYPPDGRPHMNSYYEYPGDDQSYRWEGSQFPPGPGYGDYDFQNDWYNGAQGFGDGAYPPQGYDDQLSSSGFSYYGEAAWSQPYEPGSSDWYQYEQQQEQQQQGQQQGQQQEQQQEQEQEQDQDQEQDQAPESDKQSGSSPVLILMRGVPGSGKSTMAKELLSAGPDGVVFSTDDFFNKDEGYTYDPGLLGDAHDWNQKRAREAMDQGHSPIIIDNTNTQAWEMKPYVKLALERGYRVEFHEPDTSWKSDPSELEKRNKHKVPQEKIAQMLERFEQPMTLDIVLNSQEPSHKASARPPARHRQRNGGIKLKSKQRRNARHRGLQRAKAEDNKGTENHRDVHSSSELWSANSEEEGCIPTSGCVPSGSPVPSQLTAEGYSSDVSYEELRFLHSTHVTKEESVSEHSRFSSYLDRVFENLYTYFGKTIPKNMGQTDPAGGYIVGVEVPQTQDLSVDENGNFQQAWVGDKCCEDVSEFREHMPVKSLPSSIISANFAVEDCSSELNVACFDFESENDNATVIPDSKQPECFCVSDGPPLEDGANKRAFWKPKEFSTKITMSSAKQSNSSDVTEQVTSLNNDFSLLHLKEVCLGGAQDHGISPTGDSTAAPLESNGTWHEKSNGRSSTPRKLRRPYNLAPTFDFAQQRETSCGGDTKKEIAFPEDQNEGTESQRSMPGVSVRKVIEDERKKTCGGAKDTAARNWGSVSVVPMAEDPIEACMGSPTGHKQCCTPAKEHVSRWGCDDLDLSLYEKVQTDGNVPECASSPPKLTANQPDLLSSVTKAPFKDMLEFVEPSAQTLAEEQSGSERDLLEVGEHQRNSIAYGRFPCLRLSLGLALQLEELFGPIGLEFDSLLPEDYVVPLDWKLSELIHFQWKKNIEELWLAMKMRAAVQRSEDWHFSIQREKTKPANTRPQFPPLSNHFSHYVL; encoded by the exons ATGGTCAGACGATGGCTACACAGCAAAACGCATCATGGAAAACGACTGAATAATGTGGATTTGCAGTGGCCTCTTTCAGCATTATATAGG ATGCCTAACGCTGATGTGACCATATCCCCATCAGAGCAGGAAGATGGGGACTTAATAGAACCTTGCCTGAAAAAGCTGAAATCCTCCGAAGAAATTCCAGAGCAGAAGGAACAAGATGCTCTGTGTGAGTCGCAGTCACTGGCGCAGGATCAGACATTGGCATTCCTGCCGCCAGCTGAGGAGATCCATCTGAATAAGGGTGATGCAGTAAGATCAGCACACAGCCAGGGAGATGAAGGGCCAGAGGAAGCTGGGAATGGAATTCCAGGTCAGGTCACCACAGGTATTGGGACTGTTGAGGAAGCAGATAGGAAATCGCCCAAACCTGAAAACCAAGAGAGAAATGGTACCCATGCTGGCACAGGAGACGCAGTGTCTGTTAAAAATGGAAGTGCAAACACTGCACAGCCCGGCAGTGAAACCACTCCCGTCAGTCAGAGAGACGGCCCCTCGGGTTCGTGGGGCACCAGCAGCACTGCCTTCATCGGCCCCAAGTGCAAGAGTGAATGTCGACGGCGGAAGAAGGACATTGAAAACAAGCTGAGTGAGTTCTacaaggagctggagcagatcGGGGACTCAGGTGTCGAGGGAGGGGGCCAGCACACCACCGGTCCCAGCTCTAGAGCAGGACGGAATGACAAGAGATCCTGGGACAACCCAAGACAGCAATCCAGGTTAGAAGGAAAGTCTAACGCTCCCAGAGGTAACCGCTCGAGTGCAGACGGTGGGCCTCGTCCATATCGTGACCGCTGGCAGAACAGGAGGCGTAGACCTAACTTCCATGGACCTGGGGATGATCACTGCTGGGAAGGGCCAGAGCCACCCTACCATTATTCTCAGTGGGAGCAGCCTCAGGCTTTCAATGCTCCTCATGGGCCTCCTTACCCAAGATTCCAGGGGCCTTATGATGGGCCTCCTAACTTCCCACCTTTTTACCCTCCCGATGGTAGGCCACATATGAACTCTTACTATGAGTACCCTGGAGACGACCAATCGTACCGATGGGAGGGTTCACAGTTTCCTCCAGGCCCTGGCTATGGAGATTATGACTTTCAGAATGACTGGTACAATGGAGCTCAAGGCTTTGGAGACGGAGCATATCCACCTCAGGGTTATGACGACCAGCTGAGTAGCAGTGGCTTTTCTTATTATGGAGAAGCAGCGTGGTCTCAGCCCTATGAACCTGGAAGCTCAGACTGGTACCAGTATGAACAGCAGcaggaacagcagcagcagggacAGCAGCAGGGACAGCAGCAGGAACAGCAGCAGGAACAGGAACAGGAGCAGGACCAGGACCAGGAGCAGGATCAAGCCCCAGAGTCAGACAAACAGTCAGGGTCGTCCCCAGTTCTCATACTTATGAGAGGGGTACCTGGGTCTGGCAAATCAACAATGGCCAA GGAGCTGCTGTCCGCTGGGCCTGATGGTGTTGTTTTCAGCACTGATGACTTCTTCAATAAGGACGAGGGCTACACTTATGACCCTGGCCTGCTTGGAGATGCCCATGATTGGAATCAGAAAAGAG caagGGAAGCTATGGATCAAGGCCATTCCCCCATCATAATAgataatacaaacacacaggctTGGGAAATGAAGCCGTATGTGAAACTG GCTTTAGAAAGAGGCTACAGAGTTGAGTTCCACGAACCAGACACCAGCTGGAAGTCTGATCCTTCAGAGTTAGAAAA gAGGAACAAGCACAAGGTGCCCCAGGAGAAGATTGCTCAGATGCTGGAGAGATTTGAACAGCCCATGACTCTAGACATAGTTCTGAACTCGCAGGAGCCCTCCCACAAAGCCTCAGCAAGGCCCCCCGCGCGCCACAGACAGAG AAATGGGGGGATAAAACTGAAGTCCAAACAGAGGAGAAACGCAAGACATAGAGGACTCCAGAGAGCTAAAGCGGAGGACAATAAAGGCACTGAGAACCACAGAGATGTACACAGCTCTTCAGAGCTTTGGTCTGCAAATTCTGAAGAAGAGGGTTGCATCCCTACCAGCGGCTGTGTGCCTTCAGGAAGTCCTGTACCCTCCCAGTTGACTGCTGAAGGATATAGTAGTGATGTGTCTTACGAAGAGTTAAGATTTTTGCACTCTACGCATGTGACCAAAGAGGAATCGGTTTCTGAACACAGTCGTTTTTCTAGCTACCTCGATCGAGTCTTTGAAAACCTGTACACTTATTTTGGGAAAACTATTCCAAAAAACATGGGACAAACTGACCCAGCTGGTGGTTATATTGTTGGGGTTGAAGTGCCTCAGACACAAGATCTTTCTGTTGATGAAAATGGGAATTTCCAACAGGCTTGGGTAGGTGACAAATGCTGTGAAGATGTCAGTGAATTTAGAGAACACATGCCCGTAAAAAGCTTGCCCTCTAGTATAATATCAGCGAACTTCGCTGTTGAGGATTGCTCTTCCGAACTCAATGTTGCTTGTTTTGACTTCGAGTCTGAGAATGATAATGCTACAGTTATACCAGACTCGAAACAGCCAGAGTGCTTCTGTGTGTCTGATGGGCCTCCGCTAGAAGATGGTGCTAACAAACGGGCTTTTTGGAAACCAAAGGAATTCAGCACCAAGATAACTATGTCTTCTGCTAAGCAATCAAACAGTTCTGATGTGACAGAGCAAGTTACATCTTTAAACAATGACTTTTCCTTGCTGCATTTAAAGGAGGTGTGTCTTGGAGGAGCCCAGGACCATGGAATTTCACCAACGGGTGACAGCACTGCTGCTCCCTTAGAGAGCAATGGCACATGGCATGAGAAGTCCAATGGAAGATCCTCAACTCCAAGGAAACTGAGGCGACCCTACAACTTGGCTCCCACGTTTGATTTTGCACAGCAGAGAGAAACTAGCTGTGGAGGGGACACAAAGAAAGAAATCGCCTTTCCTGAAGACCAAAATGAGGGGACTGAATCACAGAGGTCCATGCCCGGAGTCTCTGTAAGAAAGGTGATTGAAGATGAGAGGAAGAAGACCTGTGGAGGAGCAAAAGACACGGCTGCCAGAAACTGGGGTTCTGTCAGTGTCGTGCCTATGGCTGAAGACCCCATAGAGGCATGCATGGGGTCTCCCACAGGACACAAGCAGTGCTGTACACCAGCCAAGGAACATGTGAGTCGGTGGGGGTGTGATGATTTGGACCTTAGCTTGTATGAAAAGGTCCAGACGGATGGAAATGTACCTGAGTGCGCTAGTTCACCTCCAAAGCTGACTGCAAATCAACCAGACTTATTATCATCCGTTACTAAGGCTCCTTTTAAAGACATGTTGGAATTTGTGGAGCCTAGCGCTCAGACTCTCGCAGAGGAACAAAGCGGTTCTGAAAGAGATTTGCTGGAAGTCGGAGAACACCAGAGGAACAGCATCGCCTACGGACGATTCCCTTGCCTTCGTCTGTCCCTGGGGCTCGCTTTGCAGCTGGAGGAGCTGTTTGGACCCATCGGTTTGGAGTTTG ATTCCCTGCTCCCTGAAGATTATGTTGTGCCTTTGGATTGGAAGTTATCAGAATTGATCCATTtccagtggaaaaaaaacatcgaG GAACTGTGGTTGGCAATGAAGATGAGAGCAGCTGTGCAGAGATCGGAGGATTGGCATTTCAGCATACAGAGAGAAAAGACAAAACCCGCAAACACCCGTCCACAGTTTCCTCCACTGAGTAATCACTTCAGTCACTACGTGTTATAG